In Pan troglodytes isolate AG18354 chromosome 20, NHGRI_mPanTro3-v2.0_pri, whole genome shotgun sequence, the genomic window tctcgaactcctaacctcaggtgatctgccggcctcggcctcccaaagtgctgggattacaggtgtgagccaccgtgcccgacctagGGCCACTTTTTGCAATTGGCACAAAGGTGGCATAAGGGCTGGCCTGGCCCTGCTTTCacatctctctcttcttctgccCACTCACACATTCCTCATTCAGTTCTTTGGGTGCTTGGTGCTTCACTTGCTTATACGTGTGATATCGCCTTTGCCCGAGgcagacactgaggctcagagaggtgcagAGTAACCCACGGAGCTAATAAGTGGTAGAGGAGGGGCGTGCCCCAGAGTTCTTGTTCTCACCCATTTCCCTACCCACTCCCTGGCATGCAGATCCTGGTGTTCCTCCCTCCTGGCTTAGAATGACCTTGGGCAGTCAAAAGGGGTTGTAACAGCCCCCACCTCCTTAGAGTACATGAGATTTCATGTGCTAGACTGAATAAACAAGGAGGAAGTGTGACTGCATCAGGGTGGGCAAGGGGGAACGTGGCAGGATGAGCTCGGAGCAGTGATGGGGCAGAGTAAGCGGAGCCCTTATGGGCCATGGTATGTGAGCTGGCTCCTCGGGAGGGCTCCAAGCAGAGGAGGGACTCGGGTGTCCCCAGGGCCCATCTGGCTGCATGGGGTGGGGGGACATCAATGAGGGGACTGGAAGCAGGGAGACTCTGGAGGAGACAAGGTTGGACAAAACAGGGTGGGGGCAAAGGAGTTGGAGGTTTAGGGGAGAGAACAGGCAGGCTctcggtctttttttttttttttttttttgagacagagtcctgctctgtcacccaggctggagtgcagtggtgcagtcttggcctctacctccctggttcaagcgattctccagcctctgcctcccgagtagctgggattacaggcatgcaccaccacacccagctaattttttgtatttttagtagagacagggttttgctgtgctggccaggctagtctcgaactcctggactcaagtgatcggcccgcctcggcctcccaaagttctgggattacaggcatgagccactgcaccaggccgtGTTAATGATATTAATGACCATATTGCCCTTGGCGGTGAGGGAGAGCCAGGCAGCTGGTGGTGGTGTTTGTGGGAGGGGGACTGTCCTTCCTGCCCCTTACCCCTCCAGGGGCCTGAGGAGACCCTGGCCACCCCTGTGAGCCTTTTTTCCTCCCACCGAGGGCAACCTGATGGTGCCAGTGTTCATTGGCTGCCCCCCGGGCAAGCGCCTGGCCTTCGACATCACCTACACGCTGGAATACAGCCGCCTGAAGAACAAACACTACTTTGACTGTGTTAACGTGAACCCGGAGATGCCCTGCTTTCTCTTCCGGGACAGTGTGTGTCCAGTCCCTTCCCCTGCACAGTTCACTGCCCTCTTGCCCCCACTACtttgtgctctccctccccactcctctcccCGCAGACTACCCACCCTTTTTCCTGCAGCATCTCACTTTCCCCCGTCTCGGTGCTCAGCTTCTCGGGCCAAGCTAATTTCTTCTTCTGGTCTCAATCCCCTCCAACCCCATAGTTTTCTACCCCTTCTTCTTGATTCAAGATTTGGTGACAGGAGACTCCGGCAGTTTCCAGGGCAGGTAAAGGCATGGCCAGCTTGCAGCTAGGGCAGGTGGAGGGAGTGGAAGGAGATGGGTGCAGGACTCGAGACCCGGAGGCCAGTCTATGTGCACTTCTGTCCCTGGTAGCTACGTTCTGCTGGTGGTGGGTGGCGGGCCCACACTGGACAGCCTCAAGGACTACAGTGAGGACGAAATCTACCGCTTCAACAGCCCCCTGGACAAGTAATCCCCGTGGGGCCCCACGTGTAATCCACCTTGCTTCCCCTAGAGGCCTTTCCCACTTCCAAGCCAAGCCCACCTCGCAAGCCCCCACCTCTGCGTCTCAGGCCCTGCCCACAGTGGGGCTCTTAGGATCTCACAGGCAAACTCCTGCCCGCCCCCTAACACCACGCCCCCTGCACCCACCTGTGGCCTCCCTCCACACTGACCACTGAGGTCATGCCTCCCCTACACCGCCCCCCAACCCCTGGCTGAGATGACCTGGGCCTGCACAGGACCAACAGCCTTATCTGGACCACGAGGACCACAAGGACCACCAAAGACTCAGCCTTTCACATCATGTCCCACGAGAGCCCAGGCATCGAGTGAGTGCGTAGCCTGGCCCCTCTTGGCCCCCATCTGTCGGTAGTCCATTGGGCCCACCTATCCTTTCTGCCCCTAGGAGGCCTCTTGATCCCCAAGTCACACTGACTGCCTTTGTGTTACTTAAATGGGGCTGAACTTTGCACCAGCTGAAGTCTCTGTCTGGAATGCTGCTCCCTCCGACTCTTTTCAGGCCTTAGGCAGATGCCCCTTCAGCCAGGAGGACTTTTCTGTTTCAAGATGAGACAATTGTCCCTTCATGGCTCCCATGGCCTCCTGGGGCTCTCCCATCCTGGCCCTGAGCCCCCTACCTGTGCGTCCCCATCCCAGAGTGGACAGCTCTGGGCAGTCACTGTCTGGTGTGGGGTCTGTCTCTCCTCCAGAACTGGGTCCTGAATAGactcataaatttgtttttatttttatttttgagatggagttttgctctttgttgcccaggctggaatgcagtggcaagatctcagctcactgcaacctccaccttccgggttcaagcgattctcctgtctcagcctcctgtttattttttgagacaggctccctctgtggcccaccaggctggagtgcagtggcgcaatctcagctcactgcagcctctgcctcccgggttcaagcaattctcctgcctcagcctcccaagtagctgggattacaggcacctgccaccatgcctggctaatttttgtatttttagtagggatggggtttcaccacgttggtcaggctgatcttgaactcctgacctcaagtgatccgcctgcctcagcctcccaaagtactgggattacaggcacacgccaccatgcccggttaatttttgtattttttttttctagtagagacggggtttcaccatgttggccaggctggttaacatagcatttattgaatgaaagaatgaacaaatgaataaatcaattcATGGCAGGCATTTATTGATATCTGAGTGGGggtattaatgaatgaataaaacaatggAGAAACAAATTCATATATAGGGGCTCAATAAGTTTCAttcaatgaaaggaaaaaaatgaagccatGAGCAAATGAAggcagtgaatgaatgaacaacttGCACCTAGTCAGAATTtaacctgctttattttttattttttatttttatttatttttttgagacagagtcttgctctgtcacccaggctggagtgcagtagtacaatctcagctcactgccacctctgcctcttgggttcaagtaattctcccaactcagcctcctgtgtagctgggattacaggtgcatgccaccatgccccgctaatttttgtattttttgtagagatggggtttcaccatattggtcagtctgttcttgaactcctgacctcaagtgatccacctgcctcggcctcccaaagtgctggtattataggtatgaaccactatgcctggcctaaccTGCATTTATTGGATAATGAATAAAGAAGGGAATAAATGAAAGATGTGACTTTGTACCTAGTAAGTGCTCAAGCTATATTTATGGGATAAAGGAATGCAAGCAGCAAAGAATGAATAAGGATTTGGCATATGATAGATACACAGCCTGTAATCTGGATGGATGCACAGTGACAGAGGAATTGACAGATGGAGGTGTGAAGGCAGGAGGAAATGAATGAGTAGACAACCTGTGGCACAGTAGGCATTCAGTCAGCAtgattgaatgagtgaatgaaggaatgaatgagggaAGGCATGAGATTGCACCCATTTGGTCCTCACCGAGAACATTGGGTGGAGGAAGAAATTGGGAGTTGGCACAGACTAGGCATGGTTGGTAGCATAACTGCCTGATCTTTGGCTCGCAGGTGGCTCTGTCTGGAGAATGCCCCATGCTATGACAATGTTCCCCAAGGCATCTTTGCCCCTGAATTCTTCTTCAAGGTGTTGGTGAGCAATAGGTGAGCCAGGCAAGTGGCCCAGGTGCGGGTCAGGGGCTGCCCATGGAATGCCTGGCTTCTCCTCTAATCCTGGATCCCCTCCCAACCCCTGCAGAGGAGTGGACACGAGCACCTACTGCAACTACCAGCTCACCTTCCTGCTGCACATCCACGGGCTGCCACTCAGTCCCAAGCGGGCCCTTTTCATCCTCATGGTGAGTGGCTGTCCGGGAGCTGCCCTACTGGGTGGGCAGGGGCCCACGCCTCCATACCTATGCTTGTTATACCTTcgctcattcattccttcattcactcaTCTAGCCATGCTGACTGAACGCCTGCCATGCCACAGGCTGTCTACTCATTCATTTCCTCCTGCTGTCATGCCTCCATCTGTCAATTTCCCTGTCACTGTGGATGCAGATTGTGGACTGTGTACCTTATCATGTGCCAACTCCTTACTCATTCTTTGCTCCCTGCAGGTGTCAGCTAGCGTGTTTGTGGGCCTGGTGATCTTCTACATCGCCTTCTGCCTCCTGTGGCCCCTCGTGGTGAAGGGCTGCACGATGATCCGGTGGAAGATAAACAACCTCATTGCCTCAGAATCCTACTACACCTACGCCTCCATTTCCGGAATCTCGAGCGTGCCGTCTCTGAGACATTCCAGGATGGGCTCCATGTTCAGCTCCAGGATGACAGAGGACAGGGCTGAACCCAAGGAAGCCGTGGAGAGACAGTTGATGACCTGAGTGTcccacctgccccagcccccaGTCACTGTCACGCCTCTCCTATGAGGCCCATCTTGAAGATGCAACCTGTCACCCAGCCCAGGCCTCTCTTTCTGTTTTGCTTGATGTTTACTTCTTGTTCGACTCAAATAAAGCCTTTTTGCAGGACCAGCAGTGGGCTCTCTTAAAAGCTCGAGTTCAGAAGGTTTGTACCAGCATAGCTGCACATTAAAATATCATaaacctggctgggcatggtggttcatgcctgtaatcccagcacttcgggagctCGAaggaggcagatcacttaaggtcaggagtttgagaccagcctggcccacatggtgaaaacttgtaaccctgtctctactaaaaatacaaaaaattagctgggcatggtggtgcgtacctgtaattccagctacttgggaagctgagacaggataatcccttgaacctgggaggcagaagttgccgtgagccaagattgcgccactgcactccagtctgggcaacagaccaagactccgactcaacaaaacaaaacaataaataaaatatcaaaaaccttCTAGGCCACCTGTTAAATAGTGGCTTCTCTGTGTGCCTGTTGGCTGAGCCTCTCCCCAGGGTACCCCAGACCTCCCTGTGGTCCAGCAGGATCCTCCACAATCCAGGCCCATTGCTATGGCCGACCATCTGTTCTGATTGTTCAGTGTTAAATATTCTGAATGTCAACACCTATCTAATGTCTTAAGGAGGGGACCCTGGAGACGTCAGGATTCTTATTTTAGTTACAAGTAGCAAATATTTCCCTCAAATGGTCTACATGAAAATGGTAATTTACAGGCTTCAGGTACAGTTTGATCCAGAAGTCCCAAGGTCCACAGGATTCAGCCTTCATTTCTCTGtagttttttcttctctgtcccCCTCAGAGTGCAGTCTCTGACCTCAGGACAACTCCCCTCACCATCTGAGGCTAGTTATACAGTCCATAATCTGGATGGATGCGTAGTGACCAATGAATTGACAGATGGAGGCATGAAGGCAGGaggaaataaatgagtaaaaaaaaTACCCTGTTGCATGGTAGGCATTTGGTCAGcattaatagatgaatgaatgaaggagcgAATGAGGAAAGGTATGAGATTGCACCTAGTTGGTGCTCACCCAGAGTGTTGGGTTGGAGGAATACATTGGGGTTGGCATTGACTAGGCATGGTTGGTAGCACAAAAACCTGATGAAATTTGACAATAACAAGAGTTGGCAACACTCATGTGTGTAAGGGCTGCTGGCTAAGGTTGTTTCCACCACCAAGATTCTACCGAGTCACCTCATGGTCCAGGTGAACACATCATAATCCTGTATCAGCCAAGTCAACATGTTATTTAAATATCACCATCTGCACTTCCAGCCAAGATAGAGTGACAGAGACTGGATTTCCCCTCATACTTgaaactaattattttttttgagatggagtctcgctctgttacccaggctggagtgcagtggtgtgatctcggctcactgcaacctccgcctcctgggttcaagcgattctcctgcctcagcctcccgagtagctgggactacagacgcatgccaccatgcccggctaattttttgtatttttagtagagatggggtttcactgtgttagccagactggtctccatctcctgaccttgtgatctgcccgcctcagcctcccaaagtgctgggattacaggcatgagccacctggcctggccGTATCATCGtggtattttgtttatttgtgtctttttcttttttttttttttttttgagatggagttttgctcttgttgcctaggctggagtgcaatggtgcgatcttggctcactgcaacctccgcctcccaagttcaagtgattctcctgcctcagcctcccgagtgagtaactgggattgcaggcacccgccaccatacctggatagataattttttgtatagtagagacggagtttcaccatgttggctaggctggtctcaaactcctgacctcaggtgatccatccacttcagcctcccaaagtgctgagattacaggcttgagccaccgcacccggccatcatttttgtttaaaacattttttaacacCACAACTTCTTTCACATATTAATTTACTCATTAATTCaacacatatataatttctttcttttctttttctttttctttcttttttttttttttttttttttgagcacagtcttgctctgtcacccaggcaggagagcaatggcgatctcagttcactgcaacctctgcctcccaggttcaagtgcttctcctgcctcagcctcccaagtagctgtactacagatgcgcaccaccacgcccggcaaatttttggtatttttacatttatttatttattttatctgagacagagtctcactctgtcacccaggctggagtgcagcggcacaatctcagctcactacaagctgacctcctgggtttaagcgattctcctgcctcgggctcctgagtatctgggattacaggtgtgtgccaccaggcacagctggtttttttttttttttttttggtatttgcagtacagatggggtttcgccatgttggccaggttggtctcgaactcctgacctcaagtgatctatctgcctcggcttcccaaagtgctgggattacaggcatgagccaccatgcctggccaacaaatatttattgactgtctACTAATATTTGCCAAGCACTGAGATACTGGGAATTCAGTAGTGAAGGAAATCGTCCTGCCTTCATGGAGATGACATTCTAAATGGTGGAGACGGAGAGTGAAAGTCGGGTTTGAGAAAAACGTgctgtccaggcgcagtggctcacacctctaatcccaacactttgcgaggtcaaggcaggaagatcgcttgagctcaggagttcgagaccagcctgggcagtataatgagactctgtctctataaaaaatttaatttttttttaaaaagagagaaaaagcgaTGTTGAATGTGCAGATGTAATATCAATCAATGGAGGAAGAAGTTGGTATAAGAAGTTGTGAAtactggccaggcaaggtggctcatgcctataatcccagcatttcgggaggccaggGCCCGGGGAatcgcctgagttcaggagttggagaccagcctgaccaacatctagtaaaaatactaaaattacgtctctactaaaaatacgaaaattagccaggcgtggtggcacatgcttgtaatcccagctacttgggaggctggggcagaagaatcacttgaacccaggaggcggaggatgcagtgagccaagattgctccattgcactccagcctggacaacaagagctaaactccgtctcaaaaaaaaaaaaaaaaaaattgtgaatccTCCACTTACACATGACATTTAAAGCCATAGAGCTGGATGAGTTTTGTAACTAGTTAGTTCATATAAGCTTGGGAAAAAAATGTGGAAGGATGCATTGAAAAAGACTGGAGAGGGAGTCCCAGGTACACATCCTAGCTGTTAGTCCTTTGGAAAGTTATCCAGCCTCTCAGtctgtctataaaatgagaataacacaGCTCTCCAAATGGCACGACACCCGCTACCTTTTGGCTTGGAGACGCTGCCCCGAAGGCGGAACCTCCAGGACAGCTACGTAGCGTTCCGAGCACTCAGACTGAAGCCAGGGCAGCCATGTTCATTATTGGAACCGTGAGGTGGGTGGAGGGTGGTGTTGAGACAGCTGTCATTTTCAGTTAGGGCAAAAGCCAACTTCCGGTCACCATCTTGAGTGACGACAGAGGCGGAGCTCCAACTGACATGTTCATTAAGGGCAGGGCTCCGAGGGCGCCACCTCGAGAGCGACGGCGGGCTACCCGGGGCGGGCTGAGGCAGGTTGTAGCCCCGCCCCGGGCCTTGGGCTCCACCTCTCGGCCCCACTTCCGCCGGGCAAGCGTTTGTAGGCGGCGCTGCCGTAAATCAGGCGGTCTGCTTGCCGCATCACGCAAGATGGCGGCCGCGGCGGTGAACGGGGCGGCAGGCTTCTCGAGCTCCGGGCCCGCGGCAACCTCGGGCGCTGTCCTGCAGGCCGCGACCGGCATGTACGAGCAACTCAAGGGCGAGTGGAACCGTAAAAGCCCCAATCTTAGCAAGTGCGGGGAAGAGCTGGGTCGACTCAAGGTAAAGTCGGCAGGCCCAGGAAACCGAGTGTTGCGGGCGTGGGGGGCGCTACGAGGTGTCTGGACCCAACCAAGTCCCGGGCCGCGGAAGCCACCTCGGTGCCAGCGAGACTGAGGCGGGCTGGGGGATCCGATGGGGTGAAAGATTTGGAACAGCCAAAGTGGGGGCTCGGAGGGCGTCAAGAAGCGAGAGAGGGACAGGGCGCGTTgatggtcacgcctgtaatcgcagcgctttgggaggccgaggcgggggagcgtcgcttgagcccaggagttcaagatcagcctgagcaacatagcgagactctgtctcttcatttttttttttttaagtgagagatGACTGGAATGGACCCACGCGGGGGTGGTGGGGGAATGATTGAAAGACTTGTGATGGCAGAACTGAGTGAGGGGTTAGATTTTTGGTGCGTGGAGGCTTAACTGGTCGGAGTGGCAGGATTGGGATTCGGGCTTTTCCTGATGGTGGATTCCAGGCAAGACCAAGTGGGAAGTGAGGACTGCCCGGAGTGATAAAAGAATGAGGCTGAAAAGGTGGGCTGTGTAGAGGGTGTGTGGTTAAGACCAGGCTGGGTTAGGATCTGAGAGATCTGGGGCTTAGGCTCACATCTGTTGGGAGAGGGGGCAGCCTAGTTGTGAAGGCAGGACTGAACCTAGAAGAAATATTCTTACAAGTAGAGAACAAGAATACGGGGCCCAGAGTGCTTCAGACCAAACATGTGTTGTGAGGGAGTGTAAATCCAGTGGCTTGGAACAAGCCGCTGAGCCTGCTAAGGAAAGATGTATGGGCTGAACTGTGGGGGGAGATTTGGACCTCCCCCTCCCAGATATAGATTTTGGGGATAGCCCAGCTACCCCTTCCCCAATAGATTGTGGGGAAGATCGGCCAAGAATGGAATGTACTCCTGTCCCCACCGCCGCGTGATTCCACTGGGTCAGGCACTGAGTGTCCCTCCTTGTTTCCCCAGTGGGGCTATTAATAATTGTAATGTGATGTAATCTTAAATGGGCATGTGTTGCGTGCTCAGGCCCTGTTCTGAGTGCTTTATGAGAAAGCATTCCTCATGAGTCAGGATGATGGTTAGCTCCATTTTCCAAGTGGGAAGACCAAAGCGTAGAGCAGGTAAGTCATCTGTATTTgaattcccttcttttctttcttccctccctcccctccccatcagCTAGTTCTTCTGGAGCTCAACTTCTTGCCAACCACAGGGACCAAGCTGACCAAACAGCAGCTAATTCTGGCCCGTGAGTGTCACTGGGGTTGGTTGGGGGTGATGATCTGGGGGTCATGGCAGGAATGGTAGCACTGGTGGTTGGGGAAGAGACCTCAGTCACCTCCTGagagctcactctgtcacccacaggTGACATACTGGAGATCGGGGCCCAATGGAGCATCCTACGCAAGGACATCCCCTCCTTCGAGCGCTACATGGCCCAGCTCAAATGCTACTACTTTGATTACAAGTGAGAATGGGCCCTGCCCCCAACTGGGGGGTGGTTGCATGGCAGCTCCTTTATTTCTGGAGCTCTGGCCGCTTGGGTCCTCTTCCTTCATCTGGGAACTCCTCCTGGCTTAGTTCTCTCCTCAGTGGTGCAGGGTCAGGGCTTGGCTTGGAGGTCCTGAGACTTGGCTTGACTAGTCAGTCTCCCCCTACCCATTCCCACATTGCACCCCCTCTGTCCAGTGGGGCTGCCATCACCTTTCACGTGTCCTGGCCCCAGCCTTGCCCCTCTGACTCAAACCCCTGTGGCAGCCAGTAGGATCATGTGACACTAAAATTTGACACTGTCCATACCCTGCTCAGAACCTGCCGTGGCTCTTCATGGTCCTCAGGCACAAGACCAAGTTCTTTCCTGTGGCTTCCAATGCAGTTCCAGCTCACGCCCCTCTGCCTGTGCCTGCTCATCCCAGCCCTTTCTCTCACTGGACTGTGAGCTTTCTAAAGGCAGAGCTTGGAACTGTCTCGGTTACTGCTATGTCCCTAGCACTGCCTACCACAGGGCCAGGCCCAGAACAGGGACTCACTGGATATGTGTTGAATATAAAACTCAATGATACCTGCACAGATTAATGATTGGGAATTTGACATCAGACAAACCTGGCTTTGAAACATCCAGCCACTTCTTGATTATGAGGTCTTGGGCAAATGACTTTACCTCTCTCAGTTTCCCTGTTAAAGTAGGGAGTGgtgattcttttatttatttatttttggagacagggtcttgctgtgttgcccaggctggagtgcagtggtgcagtcatggctcaccacagccttgacctcctgggctcaagcggtactcctaccttagcctctcaagtagctagggctacaggtgcacaccaccactcctggatcttttaattttttgtagagatgggggtctcgctttgttgcccaggctggtctcgaactcctggccacaagtgatcctcctgccttgggctcccagagtgttgggattacaggtgttgagtCATTGCATCTGActccaataacttttttttttttgagacggagtttcactcttgttgcccaggctggagtgcaatggtgcaatctcggctcaccacaacctctgcctcccgggttcaagcgattctcctgcctcagtctcccaagtagctgggattacaggcatgcgccaccatgccctgctagagtccacccaggctagagtgcaacggctggatctcggcgcactgcaacctccgcctcccaggttcaagtga contains:
- the PSMD8 gene encoding 26S proteasome non-ATPase regulatory subunit 8; translated protein: MFIKGRAPRAPPRERRRATRGGLRQVVAPPRALGSTSRPHFRRASVCRRRCRKSGGLLAASRKMAAAAVNGAAGFSSSGPAATSGAVLQAATGMYEQLKGEWNRKSPNLSKCGEELGRLKLVLLELNFLPTTGTKLTKQQLILARDILEIGAQWSILRKDIPSFERYMAQLKCYYFDYKEQLPESAYMHQLLGLNLLFLLSQNRVAEFHTELERLPAKDIQTNVYIKHPVSLEQYLMEGSYNKVFLAKGNIPAESYTFFIDILLDTIRDEIAGCIEKAYEKILFTEATRILFFNTPKKMTDYAKKRGWVLGPNNYYSFASQQQKPEDTTIPSTELAKQVIEYARQLEMIV